ACCCGAAACTTCGGTAACGAATCCCTGGGTTGAGAAGCCTGGGACAAATATGAGCGAGTGAATTTGCGCTAGTGTCATTGTGGAGAGTTGTTCTTCCCGGCAAATTCCGCGCTTAATTGCTGTCTGTTTAATCTTCTCAAGGTCCAATCCTCGCCCGTCATCGGCAACTTCTATTAAAATGCTGTTGCCATTTTGGGCGGCTTTAATCGAGATGGTGGCTTGAGGGGGCTTGCCTTGTTGTTGGCGTTCTGCGGGTGTCTCGATGCCATGATCTACGCAGTTGCGAAGGATATGCATCAAGGGGTCTTTCATTTCTTCGAGGATGCGCTTGTCGGCTGCGGTTTCTCCACCAGCGATCGCCAGTTCAACTTGTTTGGCTTGGCTTTTGGCTAAATCGCGCACCATTCGGGGAAACAGCTGAAAAATAGTGGAAAGTGGTAGAAGCCTCAGCAATCTAATTCCATCGGATAGCTCCCCGGCGATCGCTTCTAGTCGTTGGCTATCTTCGTAAACTGCGCTTCTTAATTCGTTGAGACGAGCTTCTACTTTCGTGCGACTTTCTTCTGTGCGATGCAAAAAATCTCCTAGCTGTCCTATGGCGATGCTGGACTGCAATGAGGAGCGAACTGAACTTTCCCTCCCAGGCGTTCCTATTGTTTGTACTTCATCAACAAGAAAACGATTGGCAAAGACATCTCTGTTCCACTCTTCCCACATTGCTAAGATTTCCTCAATCTCCGCCAGTCGATGAGCAATGCGAATTTTGGTGACGGTAAGTTCACCTGCTTGAGTCATTAAGCCATCAAGATTGCGCGTTTCGACGCGAATCGTATCGATGCGGTATTCAGAAGATATTTTGCCATCAGGCACCGAGACAGGGGACGGCGAGTGTTTTATTTCAACGTTAAGCGCACTACTGATATTTTCAGTAAACTCGCTTTTCCTTTTTAAACCATTAGTTAATTGAGAATTATTAAGAGAAAATTCAGTATTTATTGTGGCTTCTATAGGTGGAATTGTCTCTTCTATATACTCAATTGCTTCTTCTGTCGGCTCCTGAGTTGACAAGGCTGGTGGCGTCGGCTTGGCTCCCATCAAATGGGCAAGAACGTGAAATGTTTGCACTCCGGAGGCTTGGCCCCCTGTGGTTTCAGTTACCAGTTTACCAATTGCATCTAATCCATAACAGATGCGATCGCATACTTCTGTTGTTACAGGCGTCTCCCCGCGTTTGATGGTTCCTAATATATGTTCTATTTGATGGGTTAGAGTTTCCACATCCCGCACGCCCAGCATTCTGGCATCACCTTTAAGACTGTGGGCTTCGCGCAATAATTCTTCTAGATTAGTAATATCGTTCGGTTCTTTCTCTAAATTCAGCACGCCTTCTTCTAGTTTTTGTAAATGCTCTTCGCTTGAAGCTTTGAACAGATTCCGGAGTTCTTCATCTTCGATAAGCATAATTTCTACTTATTATTTTCTAGTTATTACTTGGTGATTGGACATTCCAATAATTCAAAAATCTTAAACTAAAAAGTATTTAAACCACTGTCTTAAGATTCAGAGCAGCGTCGTTTAATTTCTGGGTAGCAAGTTTAGTTTGACTCATACCGCTGGCGGTTTCTTTTGCTCCTTGATTGAGAGCATTCATAGTATCCACTACTTGTTGAATAGCGATCGCTTGTTGTTGGACATTCAAAGATATTTGTTGACTGCTGAGAACTACATCGTTAATTCCTTCCGCAACTCCGGCGAAGGCTTCTGTCGTTGATTGGGCAATTTTCACCCCGTTCTCTACAGTCTTAGTCCCCTCCTTTGTAATCTTGACAGTTAAATTAATAGCATTCTGAATATCGTTAACTTGGATGTTAATCTTCTGGGCTGATTCTTTACTTTGATCGGCGAGTTTACGAATTTCTGCTGCTACAATGGCAAAGCCTTTGCCATGCGTACCCGCCCGCACAGCTTCCACAGCGGCGTTGAGTGCCAGCATATTGGTTTCGCTGGCTAAGTCACTCACCAAAGTTGATATTTTGGCAATTTCATCAGTATGTTCGCTCAATTGCCAAATTTGTTGCGCGATCGCGCTAACTTTTTCTTTCAAGGCAAACATACCCTCTTGGGTACGTGCTACCGACTCTGTTCCCTGTTTTGCCAGAGTTAAAACTTGCCCTGCACTGACAGCTGATGCAGTAGCAATCTCCGCGCTCGCCCTTGATGATGCCCCCAATTCGTCCATAGCCGTAGTGGTCTCATTCACAGATGTGGCTTGCTGGGTTGCCATACGTTCTTGCTGCTCTACAGTTGAAGCGATTTCGCTAGAGGAAGTAACAATAAGATTAACAACATTAACTATCCGTTTGATGAGTGGCTCGGTTACACAAATGCTTAATATGATAGCGATTATACCGACAACAATTGCGGTCACTAGGGTTCCAAAAAGTATTGTTAGCAGTAGGCTATCGCTGGCTGCAAAGGCAGTTTTTGGATCGGTTTCAATTATTCCTATCCATTTAAATTGGGGTAAACGCTCTAAGTTTTGGATGGGAGCGAGCGCTACTAAAAGCTCCTTCTGTTCAGTTTGACTAAACTTTATCCCCGCAGTTGGCTTTTGTAATGCTTCCATTTGTTTGAATATTGAATATTCTTCCTGCGCTTTTTCACCTATCTTTTTTACTTCCCTAGCGTAGAAAATTATCCCTGATGAATCAATTAGTTGTGAACTATCTCCATTATTATTGAAAACTTCGACCGCCTCTTGTATATATTTCTTGGGTAGCCGCGCACTGATGATAGCAATTGTTTTACCAGTCGTTACATCTTTAACAGGTGCAGCAAACTGAATGAAAAACTCGCCTGTGGATTTTGATAATTCTGGATCTGTGATAACAGGGGCATCGGTTTTGAGAACTTGCTGAAAATAGTTGCGACTTTTTTGATTTACGCTTGCGTCTCCCGATGTTGATTTCACAATTAAGTTACCGTTTATGTCGAAAACAGCAATATTATCATAGACACGGTAAGCATTTACAATGCTATTTAGCACCTGCTGCTTTTGCTGCAAAGAAACGATATTTCTTACCCGCTCATCAGTAATAATAGGCAAATTAGCAAGAACCTGAATATCTGCGTAGCGTTCAAAAATAAAATTGTTTACCCTGTCAGCTAACTGAATAACGCGGCTTTTTTTTGAAGCGATAACTTGTTCTCGAATTAATTGATGCGTGGAGTAATAAGTTAATACACCAGTTAATAACACGGGTATTGTACCTAGAGCGATCGCTAGGACGATTGCCTTAGTTCTCAAACCCCGCCTTTGTGATGAACCTTTGGATAATTTTTTAAACATAACTAGCAGCTAGACGACGGTTTGCAGAGCCAATGCTGCTTCATTTAGTTTTTGCGTTGCTACTTTGGTTTGACTGATGCCGCTAGCGGTTTCTTGCGCCGCTATGTTGAGAGTATTCATCGCCTGCACGACTTGTTGAACCGCGATCGCTTGCTGCGATGCACTTAGCGAAATTTGTTGATTATTCATAACAATGTTGTTGACAGCGGTTACAATACTTTCAACCTTTGTCCCCTGACCCATATCCATAACAGTAGAATTGGCGATCGCTTGGATATCTCCAACCAAATCATTAATCCGTTCTGCTGACTTTTTGCTTTGATCGGCAAGTTTACGAATCTCCCCAGCAACGACGGCAAAACCTTTACCATTTTGTCCGGCTCTCGCCGCCTCGACTGCTGCGTTCAGAGCTAACATATTAGTCTGATTAGCTAATTCGCTGACAACGCCTGAAATACTACCAATTTGCTTTATCTGTTCGCTCAAACGAAAAATCTGTTGGGCGATCGCCCTTGCTCCTGCTGTTGCAGCTTCGGCTTGCTCGGCTGCTAGTCGCGATGAAGCCTCCAATTCATCCATTGTGCTGCTAGTTTGGTTCACAGAAGCTGCCTGTTGGGTTGCAGTGCGTTCTTGTTGCTCTACTGTGGCTGCGATTTCGCTTGAAGAGGTGACAATGCTATTGACGATTTTGCTTATCTTTGCACCCAACGGCTTGGCGATGGTGATGCTGAAGAAAATACCAAAGATAATAGCAGTAAGCGGGCCGATAATCATACCTACCACAACCCAGAAGCCAGTTTGAGACACATCTTTTTCAGCGGCATTATTAGCGGAGGCTCCAAATATTTCGTTGTATTTCGCAACTCCTACAACTGATTCTGTGGCTGCGGTAAATGAGGCGCGTTCTTCATTCGCTGCCAAGTCGTTGAGTTTATCTAGCAGGGCATCTGCTTGTTTTATTATCGCTATTTGAGCCAAATTTGGTGGTTTTTGATTCACAACTTCAGACAGCCTAGCCGCAGGGTCTAAAACATTCAGTCTTGCGAATTGTTGATAAATTTGCATAAATTGTTCGTGGTCTCGCTTCCACCTGTCCCAGTCTTGAAGAAATTTTTTGTAGATTTTTTTTTCCTCTTCGGTTTGTGGAGATGTTTCATATTGTTTAAACCCTTCGTCGATTTGCTGCCAAGCATTTTTAATCCTCTCCAAGTCAACCTGCCGTTTTTCCAAACTCAAGAGCGGATTGAGGAGCGAGCGCTCTGATGACTGTATTTGGGTCTGCCCTTCGTTAATTTTCCACAATCCAGTAACACTAGGTAAAGTATTATTAGCAAGTGTATCGATGTGAGCGCTCAGGCGAGAACTTCCACTCCAGCCCACAATAGCAACGACCAATACAAGTAGCCCCATTAAGATAAATGAGCCGAACAACCGCCCTTGTAAACTTAATTTTTTAAACATAGTGTTAAATAAAGCCTGCTACTAACTACACTAACGTTTTTAGTTGGATAGCAGCTTCGTTGAGGTTCTGAGTGCCAATTTTGGTTTGAGTAATGCCGCTAGCGGTTTCTTTTGCCCCCTGGTTGAGGGCATTCATTGCCTCTATCACCTGCTGAATGGCGATCGCTTGCTGCTTGATATTGAGAGAAATTTGTTGATTGTTCAAAACTACGTTGTTGACAGCATCCCCCACACCAGTAAAGGCTTCAGATGTTTTAGCAGCAATTTTGGCTCCTTCCTCTACTGTCTTTGTGCCTTCATCTGTCACCATGACGGTTAAATTAATAGCATTTTGCACATCAGCAACTAAGGCCCCAATCTTATGAGCTGATGTTTTACTTTGGTCTGCTAGTTTGCGAATTTCTGCTGCTACAACGGCAAAGCCTTTACCATGTTCCCCAGCGCGGACTGCTTCGACTGCTGCATTTAGGGCTAGCATATTGGTTTGGTTGGCTAAATCGCTGACTAGATCGGAGATATTCCCTATCTGATTTGTCTGTTCGGATAGTTTCACTATCTGTTGCGCGATCGCCCCTACTCTCTCTTTCAATATAAACATTCCTTCTAAGGTTTGCCCTACTGCCTGACTCCCTCCATCTGTGAGATTTAGCGCTACTAAGGCTGCGTTTACTGCTGCTTCTGCTTGCTCTGCTGTCGCTCTTGATGACGCTCCTAGCTCATCCATTGTCGTCGTCGTTTCGTTGACCGAGGCTGATTGCTGGCTCGCTGTGCGTTCCTGTTCCTCTACTGTTGCAGCTATTTGTGTCGATGATGATGCGATCGCATTTACTGCTCTATCGATCGTCCCAGCCACCCTCGAATAAATCGCCAAAGCAGCAGCCACAGACAAGACAATTAACAACACTAACCCCACGATTAATGCTGTTATCAGGAACCACAAAGCTTTCTTTGCTTCATTTGTTTCTTTTTCAAGAATTATTTCTTCTGCTTGTATAAATGATTTATTTAATGCATCAAACTCTTTCACAAATTTTGCTCCGGCTCCATTTCCAAAAAGGGTTACTGCTTCAGCTTTTTTTCCGGTTTTTAATAACGCTATCATTTGTTCTGAAAATTTATTATAGTTTTGGACTAACACTAACATTTTCTGCAATCGTTCTCTTTGTTCCCGATCTATTACGGATTTATTTAATGAATTCTGTGTTGTATAAAATGCTTCTAAAGAACTTTGATATTCCTTTAAAAATATCGGATTGTTTATAATAGCGTATCCTCTAAGATTGCGAATCATTCCTTGTGCAGCTACATCCAAAGTAGTTGTTTTTAAAATTACCTTTTGAATTCGTTCTATGTCTTCAAAAATGTGAAATATCTTATTAGAAGTAGTAAATACCAGCCCACTTAGACCTATGTATACAAGCACAGGAACTGCAAACCCCACCAACATTCGGCCTCTCAAAGTTAAATTGGTACTCATAATAATTATTGTTTCTGGTAGTTTATATCACTATCAAATTTATATGTAATTCCATTACATAAAACTAAAACTAAAAAGATGCGAATAATAATTAAACTTCTTCATCAACTATTAGACCTCCTTCAATAATAGTTTTTTGCATATCCAGTATAGCCATCACTTTATCGCCATACCAAGCAGTCCCGCGCAGAAATTTAACATCTTTATTTAGGGAATTTACTGCTGTCGGAACAGGCATAATTTCCGATGGATTCAGGTACATCACATCAAATACTTCATCAACCATTACTCCAGCCACGATATCCTTGATATTTATAATCATTGCTTTAGATGCCGTACTGGGAGCGCTCATCATAAGTGTAATAACGCCACGAATATCGACTAAAGTAACAATCTCACCCCGGATATTCATATTGCCAATAATATGAGGCGGGCAGCAGGGAATGGGTTTTACAATTCTAATATCAATAAACTCGCGGACAAATTCAAGATCGAGTGCAAAGTATTCACCATTTAAACCAATAACCGCTAGCGCCATCAAGCCACTACTTTGTTCGCTCTGAACAGCCACCATTAAATTGGCTGCTCGCCTGCGAAAAATAGTTCTTTCTTCTGTCGTTGCATTAGGACAGAATAGGCGCTGTTGTGTTAAGACAAATTCTGGTGGTTGCGTGTCGGATTCGTCGGCTAACGGAGGATTTGCGATCGCTCCGGTTAATGCTTCAACCAGCTCGGTTCCTCGGAGCAAAGTTTCAGGGTTAAGCAGCATCACAATATCTGACCCGATATTGGCAAGCTGGGTGACTAAACCCCCCTTTGCGCCTGCTTCTCGCCCATAACCCTCGCCTGCGATCGCGTGTGCGTCGAGATTATGAACTTCTCGGACTTCATTGACAATGATACCAATCCTCAATCCACACAACTTGATGACGATTACACTGTCTGTTAAGCAGTATTCTTGCGCTCGATAGCCCAAGCGAATATTCAAATCGGCGATTGGCAAAAATTCTCCCCGGAGATTTAGTACCCCAACAATGTCTTGCGGGTAGTGGTGGACGGGTGTCAGCTCCGGTAGAAAAAAAATCTCCTGTACTGAAAGTGCATCTACACCATAAAGAGAAGAATTCAAACTGAAGATCAGATATGCCCTAGTTTGTGGAGACATTTAGGCTAAATTCTCTAAGCTTTTTTTACCTTGTCTATCAATTCACTAGCTGTCATTCCCAGCCTCGGATCTACCTGTGCCGAACTGGGCAGTCTTTTAAGCAATTCTAATGCTACGCTACGCATTTTTTGAGATTTAGTTATATTTTTTTCTATTTCGTAAATTAAAGCTAATTCCAGATAAGCATAAACAGATGAGGGCACTAAATAAATAATTTTTTTGAGCCAGCTTTTTGCTTGTTCAATATCTCCTTGCTCTTCAGCAATATGGGCTAGCAAGTAGTAAGGTTCGAGAAACGATAGCGAATCTACTTCTAGTGCTTGCTTACAGTAATAAATTGCTTTTTCATACTTGCCTACATTCGCATATATTTGGCTCATCAAATAATAAGCACCACAGTGCTGGGGCTGCTGCTGAAGCAGTTGTTCTGTCTTTTTGAGCGCATCTGCATACTTTTTCTTTTGAAACAAGATTTCTGCTTCCTTAAAAATTGTCTTCAACGTTGCATTATCCGGTTCAGAACGATTAACTGTAGCCTCCTTAGAGATACCCACTATGGCAGGCATGATGGTAGGAGGAGGTGTGAAGTAGCTTGGGAGTGGAGAGGTAGATGATGGGGAGACACTAGCAGAGGCGCGCAGAGGCACAGAAGAAGTTGCCTGTAATTTGTACCCTTTGCCCGCAACTGTTTCTTTTAGCGCAGGCGTGCTTGTATTGCGTTGAGAGGCTTCGCACCGTTGATAGATGACTGATTCTGGAAACGATTTTGCCTTTAATGAACCCAGATTTTCCACAAGCTGAAGTTCAGCATGACCAGTTAGAAGATACCCACCCTCATTAAGAGTATTAGAAAATTTATTTAAAACATTTGAAATTGCTGCCTTGTCAAA
The sequence above is a segment of the Microcoleus sp. FACHB-831 genome. Coding sequences within it:
- a CDS encoding hybrid sensor histidine kinase/response regulator is translated as MLIEDEELRNLFKASSEEHLQKLEEGVLNLEKEPNDITNLEELLREAHSLKGDARMLGVRDVETLTHQIEHILGTIKRGETPVTTEVCDRICYGLDAIGKLVTETTGGQASGVQTFHVLAHLMGAKPTPPALSTQEPTEEAIEYIEETIPPIEATINTEFSLNNSQLTNGLKRKSEFTENISSALNVEIKHSPSPVSVPDGKISSEYRIDTIRVETRNLDGLMTQAGELTVTKIRIAHRLAEIEEILAMWEEWNRDVFANRFLVDEVQTIGTPGRESSVRSSLQSSIAIGQLGDFLHRTEESRTKVEARLNELRSAVYEDSQRLEAIAGELSDGIRLLRLLPLSTIFQLFPRMVRDLAKSQAKQVELAIAGGETAADKRILEEMKDPLMHILRNCVDHGIETPAERQQQGKPPQATISIKAAQNGNSILIEVADDGRGLDLEKIKQTAIKRGICREEQLSTMTLAQIHSLIFVPGFSTQGFVTEVSGRGVGLDVVRTNVERLKGNILVESIPGQGCTFRIFLSTTLATTHVLIVEVAGNSYALPVEYVQTTRLVPKQDIFAIEGRETINLDGQPVSVARLADLLELSPQDSIIQKLAEDYAQPCIILMLGEQRLGIFVDALLDEQNVVIKPQSKLLKRVRNVAGATILGTGEVCTILNPPDLIKSVQKQAASFSAIAVRQSDATSLQLVNSKPVILLAEDSIAIRTQEKRILEGAGYEVVTAVDGLDGYNKLRTRSFDAVISDVQMPNLDGLGFAARIRQHKEYNELPIILVTSLASDEDKRRGAEAGANAYITKGTFSQEVLLETLRRLI
- a CDS encoding methyl-accepting chemotaxis protein — encoded protein: MFKKLSKGSSQRRGLRTKAIVLAIALGTIPVLLTGVLTYYSTHQLIREQVIASKKSRVIQLADRVNNFIFERYADIQVLANLPIITDERVRNIVSLQQKQQVLNSIVNAYRVYDNIAVFDINGNLIVKSTSGDASVNQKSRNYFQQVLKTDAPVITDPELSKSTGEFFIQFAAPVKDVTTGKTIAIISARLPKKYIQEAVEVFNNNGDSSQLIDSSGIIFYAREVKKIGEKAQEEYSIFKQMEALQKPTAGIKFSQTEQKELLVALAPIQNLERLPQFKWIGIIETDPKTAFAASDSLLLTILFGTLVTAIVVGIIAIILSICVTEPLIKRIVNVVNLIVTSSSEIASTVEQQERMATQQATSVNETTTAMDELGASSRASAEIATASAVSAGQVLTLAKQGTESVARTQEGMFALKEKVSAIAQQIWQLSEHTDEIAKISTLVSDLASETNMLALNAAVEAVRAGTHGKGFAIVAAEIRKLADQSKESAQKINIQVNDIQNAINLTVKITKEGTKTVENGVKIAQSTTEAFAGVAEGINDVVLSSQQISLNVQQQAIAIQQVVDTMNALNQGAKETASGMSQTKLATQKLNDAALNLKTVV
- a CDS encoding methyl-accepting chemotaxis protein, yielding MFKKLSLQGRLFGSFILMGLLVLVVAIVGWSGSSRLSAHIDTLANNTLPSVTGLWKINEGQTQIQSSERSLLNPLLSLEKRQVDLERIKNAWQQIDEGFKQYETSPQTEEEKKIYKKFLQDWDRWKRDHEQFMQIYQQFARLNVLDPAARLSEVVNQKPPNLAQIAIIKQADALLDKLNDLAANEERASFTAATESVVGVAKYNEIFGASANNAAEKDVSQTGFWVVVGMIIGPLTAIIFGIFFSITIAKPLGAKISKIVNSIVTSSSEIAATVEQQERTATQQAASVNQTSSTMDELEASSRLAAEQAEAATAGARAIAQQIFRLSEQIKQIGSISGVVSELANQTNMLALNAAVEAARAGQNGKGFAVVAGEIRKLADQSKKSAERINDLVGDIQAIANSTVMDMGQGTKVESIVTAVNNIVMNNQQISLSASQQAIAVQQVVQAMNTLNIAAQETASGISQTKVATQKLNEAALALQTVV
- a CDS encoding methyl-accepting chemotaxis protein — protein: MSTNLTLRGRMLVGFAVPVLVYIGLSGLVFTTSNKIFHIFEDIERIQKVILKTTTLDVAAQGMIRNLRGYAIINNPIFLKEYQSSLEAFYTTQNSLNKSVIDREQRERLQKMLVLVQNYNKFSEQMIALLKTGKKAEAVTLFGNGAGAKFVKEFDALNKSFIQAEEIILEKETNEAKKALWFLITALIVGLVLLIVLSVAAALAIYSRVAGTIDRAVNAIASSSTQIAATVEEQERTASQQSASVNETTTTMDELGASSRATAEQAEAAVNAALVALNLTDGGSQAVGQTLEGMFILKERVGAIAQQIVKLSEQTNQIGNISDLVSDLANQTNMLALNAAVEAVRAGEHGKGFAVVAAEIRKLADQSKTSAHKIGALVADVQNAINLTVMVTDEGTKTVEEGAKIAAKTSEAFTGVGDAVNNVVLNNQQISLNIKQQAIAIQQVIEAMNALNQGAKETASGITQTKIGTQNLNEAAIQLKTLV
- a CDS encoding chemotaxis protein CheW, which encodes MSPQTRAYLIFSLNSSLYGVDALSVQEIFFLPELTPVHHYPQDIVGVLNLRGEFLPIADLNIRLGYRAQEYCLTDSVIVIKLCGLRIGIIVNEVREVHNLDAHAIAGEGYGREAGAKGGLVTQLANIGSDIVMLLNPETLLRGTELVEALTGAIANPPLADESDTQPPEFVLTQQRLFCPNATTEERTIFRRRAANLMVAVQSEQSSGLMALAVIGLNGEYFALDLEFVREFIDIRIVKPIPCCPPHIIGNMNIRGEIVTLVDIRGVITLMMSAPSTASKAMIINIKDIVAGVMVDEVFDVMYLNPSEIMPVPTAVNSLNKDVKFLRGTAWYGDKVMAILDMQKTIIEGGLIVDEEV
- a CDS encoding CheR family methyltransferase; the protein is MSSIGKLNDSLMSCFIRLIASYTGLHVREQDKEALGSKILLRMKSLNLSVPQTYYHLLEADTNLSHREWNELIILLTISETYFLRDRGVFSLLRNLILPELILRHNHDKTLRIWSAGCSTGEEAYSIAILINELLPDWERWNILILGTDINISSISQAKRAIYSPWSFRLVDSEIQRRYFTKKPNGWELNEKIRKMVTFQHGNLRQDTFPSNPNFLDIASSNIYNMDLIICRNVFVYFDKAAISNVLNKFSNTLNEGGYLLTGHAELQLVENLGSLKAKSFPESVIYQRCEASQRNTSTPALKETVAGKGYKLQATSSVPLRASASVSPSSTSPLPSYFTPPPTIMPAIVGISKEATVNRSEPDNATLKTIFKEAEILFQKKKYADALKKTEQLLQQQPQHCGAYYLMSQIYANVGKYEKAIYYCKQALEVDSLSFLEPYYLLAHIAEEQGDIEQAKSWLKKIIYLVPSSVYAYLELALIYEIEKNITKSQKMRSVALELLKRLPSSAQVDPRLGMTASELIDKVKKA